Genomic DNA from Mus musculus strain C57BL/6J chromosome Y, GRCm38.p6 C57BL/6J:
gcccattaacattattcttaaaactgttcaatggacctttcattaaaggtaactttaatgaaagaaataaagaatgtttcaaaaaataaacaggagtatgtatgtcttggttactgttctcttgctgtgagagacatcatgaccaaaccaacttataagaggaaacatttaattgtggtcttagagttccagagggcaagtccaggatatcatggtagacaccatggcaacacagaggcaaaacatgtagagcagtagttgagagccaacaacttatgatggagatggcagagagtaatgaaagagggagagagagagagagagagagagagagagagagagagagagagagagagcctgatgggtttttgatatttcaaggctctgtgacaagtctcctttaataataaaacaaattctaattcattctaaacagcccatcacctggaaaactaacacatttgaacgtgtgatcatctgtggcacacatttattcaaaagaataaaggtatgaagaagaaaatgaaatcaactaataagtggccatgacacttggtagtatagtttatatcattacttttcatttctcacagtttagggttatttgcataacatatttctgatcagccatcattctcaaataatccaaaggcatcctaaccccaccccacacccacacacacatttctacttgattaaccatattggcattacttattttcatggaaacatatcccttattcctgatttagttcaaatcgtgagaaatgttgatgtataattaattcctattcataatgggataaaacagaattcaacaggattgaatccattgttccttggagcagaagatttcccatcgatttagtaaaatattataaatatgattttaaaagaaggcaacaccctgaaaaagtcttattttcattatttacagaccattctgtggtataaataggaatctagaggaagaaaggtgtttaaagtcactgacacacacacttaactgaggtttccttagcacaggaagaagatatatcaatactctatatctggagagtttctccaggaccctaatgatataaaagtcttcaggtctctaggttaaaacaacattgcttttgcctataatttatggaaagtaacctcttttatacagtaatcatattgatgtgggtatgcatacagaaatatacaggtaagtgcagaggatagggaagggtatactgttttctgctacttcactccctaattttccccttgtgacagggtttcttgctgagctaagagtgaggctgacattcaggaagccacagtcatccttctgtctctgccactccaattcctaagcactggtgttgtaggtgaatgtttgaccaaacacttggctttacccctgggacatctccccagattcttctttatttcaaataacctctggattacttttgccctcaatgtaatgaaactgctgtataagaatttgttatttagaagatggacatataagtggtctgtgtgtgttcagtacagacatggtatattaagaactactttccttaattccttgagaatttcatacactatattttgatggaatttactttccaattcttttagtaactcctcccagaacaaaacctggcccattcccacctaactcctcctgccaacttcatatctcgtcttctcccctttgttacaacccattcaaatcatttgtgtttcccataaactcttggacatctggcttccagtagagaatgaacaatctatcaccttcaaagtcaatacctttgatgaaaactgactattcatccttcatcaactgtctataccttatcagatagtgataagtgatagtgagccttcccgttcagtgatggaagacagaatggcctgattttgtgcagaaagacacagtttttctcttacctctgtgccttacaagattttcattctcttccttgaggatttctaagattcagctcctctacttcttgcctctttctgtgagtatttgtgaatatgcatgtgtgtctatattacagatgtctgagtttacatacaactcaactcagagtgggattttgcaattaactgctggcactatctcacactagactatattccttaatgcagacttggtgtgggtaagtaccagaaaggaactggagattgctagatatcttcagagttagttgtagtataggtgaagtttagacttctgaccttacattctggctagaacctatgggtttaagatgcatggataggtgatcaatatcctgaacttgcattgcatttttgttctttttgaacaaaacggagatatccttgaagagatagatggatcctatcactttgtttcaaataaagaattctgtggttaaatttttttgaaatgtcagtcatgggtctttgatgaaggctttggtccacagtacaatgttcataggtagttcaatatgctctctgaaaagtgattggaacctgagggctttaatcaatgagttaatcaatcaatggatatgcatggaatgggtaaaaaacttgtaaatgaacgtggtcatttggacatgtcttcaaagctgtttattgtctttgtcccttcttgtgttaatgctgactagctgccaataagttgaacaattttgctgcttcatgcgcctttcatattcatgtgatcatggatccttctttcatttgtgatagtaacatgtcaggttcagaggaaacatggcttaattctttaatttttttttttctagaaacggcatgctaagtgtagaaccaatgttacctagttgttgtagttggaatattcagccacggtatctgttgtctttgagactcaagaactttgctgctacccacaccactggtcttttttctgaattcactattgtattttagtagatttcaatatcatatgaagtaccagaaaaatgagtgaaaaatgacagtggtgagatgtgtttagaatcattaaattacacacttaaaaataaataaatcaatggatttatatagtacataaataaaactccaataaaacttctgaaaaggcttaactaaatgtgatgcttctcatgtgagttgttatttgtcatagcacctgtgatttagctgttaatagtagtgggttttattacttatgaatcagacaccaatacatccatgaaggggtaacactccattccctcaggagaaataaatcaattaaaagtcattggattaattgatgagaattttttctggttaaagctgacttggcaggaagttggacagattggagtgtctcccagaaagtgtaacacacattagaatgtaggtgttgtgaggctataagacatattcactacttgtcacctattattgagtattcttgctgttggaggtacttacccttcacttctgccatggagggaagtgggtctatacctagtcagaaggaggagattgggatgaataatgtttgtgtgggttatggagcaggataaaccttaatgtgctgggatttttttttatctccaacttgacaatctagcgtcaccttaggagagagaacaattgaagaattgtctctaatcacttggtttttgggtaagtctatgggacattttcttccttgatggtcgatgtgtgagggtaggcaactgtgggtaagctcatcagtagtcatttataaaagggaggcttttactctgtatttaaataaaatatttgatcaagccacaggatttttggtggtttgaataagaataccccctatagattcatatatatggatatttagtcaccagggattggcagtgtgtttaaggattagaaggaatgagagaagatgtggcttcattggaggaagtggtagtgtcaataagggtggtctttgagttttcaagaaaccaatgtaatggcagaatatctgtctctgtctaaggatcaatagttctattgctccagtgctgcggtcactaacttgatgttggactaaacttctgtaagtgtattcaagcccccagttaatgctttgtttcataatagttgttttatccatgatgtctcttcacagcaacagaacaatgactaagatagggtcaagcaataagcactctttcctggtaatgcttcaagttcctgttttgccttccttggtaatagtctgtaacatgtaagctaataacccttatattcccaagttatgtttgatgttagtattcatcagtgtgagaaagatgcaaactagaacaattgcatgtcattatatacatgagaatatcttacctttaaattaaaataaaacacctacacattatttgtccttataggataagtgacagtggtactattagatattttgtttctctaagaaattgtcttacttaaaatttctattgttgtaaagacataccatgtccaaagagctatttccatagcaaaagttttattcagcttatattccacattgctgttcatcatcaaagtagttgggaaagaaactgaaacaacacaggttcttggatccagaagctcatgcataggccatggagtggtgatgcttattgacatgctccttaagtcttgcttccatgaggagcacaagactaccaccacaagggtgtcaccacccacaatgaactgggtcctctcccaccaattaagaaaattccttacagcttgatcttaaagaggcattttctcaactgaggctcctcctctttcaagactctagatcttgtcaagtttctatgaaaccagtatggcactctgaatgtagttggactatgaggaggtgtggccttataggagtaggtgtagcctctttggaggaagcatataactgtgaggctttaaagctctgctcagtgtggaagacaccatccctgcatgcagaagactctaagcttcctctccaccaccacatattcccagccacttgcatgtttacttccttgatgatagtggactgaacctttgaaactgcaatgaaatgttgaaaagccctaatgaaatgtttctaatgagttgccttagtcatagtgatttttcacagcattggaaccctaattaagacatccagctagcacaaaaactctcttaaataccaaaattaatcaacaatagagagtattttcaagtcatttggcatttaaacttattctagagaaaaaacacaaatgattgagtccatgacaagcctgactaaaaacaacaaaaaaaaaccaaaaaaaaaaaaacaatacaaaaacataaacaaaaaaaaaaagaaaacaaaaacaaaaacaaaactacaacaacaataaaaccaaacaaacaaaagaaacactcagagtgcatatgggacccagtaagacccccatgaagcacaggggctactcaggagtagtgaccaacatattgggcaacctcatagagtttgaaacccatgagaactggcatagaaaagagttcagcacatatgcattgagtacaccttcaatgttttatgagaatgaggtcacacataaatttaagactggaatttccagggaatagacaggctgaaatggtacataggtatgttgggagtcagatgtttggaggagagccaggggaacaggccatggggaacattttgatggtcatctggggcactccacagagacatccaaaagatcacaggattcatcccaggcaaagagtgctcagggaaagcactcaggatccatgccccaccatatattatctcaccatatactcattttctcttttaaattactatttgacctgatcggctggctatttgttaagaaaccaaagaacctaatgtggatatgtccaattttaactacttgcagaaaatttctattcttcctgggtctcctgcttcacattttgagaacttcatcttagaatatttttgttcctcagtgtcctctactcctttgtgtgtcttttattgtttttaaaggtcaccatcaatttaatctttcttaacttcttcctggtctcttttctgcatgttaatattggatttcttaaaaagatatcttaatgggaatagagagatgaccatgttgtcaagagtacttttgtaccgcaaaaaaactggatttgttttcttgaattcatatccaatggttaacaatcagctttaatgccagctccatgggatctgacaactcatgtctctgtggtcacctatactctcaagctactacccacccatataaataaagataataaatcttaaaatgagagacaagtttcatttggtttcattattcaaatgaaacctgattttgtctgatttctgagtctctttggatcagttttctgggttgcactttgtgtaacaaggccacattccttttatctatcactctttcccccaacttgttgtttctccctcagacttcattccagagattctatctatgtcctgtctttctccccttcttcctaaaaatccatcttttgctgccatccctgctcctctaagtcatatctccaattccttgctcactatgcagaccacagaatctaagtcctgtccattttagcctgtgtgatattagatgtatgcactgttcacagcctgagttgcaactttcatcttgctttgatgttctttccaccatagtccatctcttccaacaatgtgttcactaaaagcatgtcatgtcacacgtattaatttttagaacaaaacaaattttattgacaaagatactgaggttgtcaaagacccataggtacccaacacaggaaaataaacatttttttcaatcctataagtttacttttctgtactttgtgattttttttaatttaagtgatatttgacaccagagtatagacatagatatgtaggtcaccaagaaatttgataaagtacacagtagaattggctagaactttgtaaacaacctttccgaactttttggatccatcatctctggtgtactgcacccaggaacctattaagaagtcattgtcatcacctgatctcgcctcagccagaggggtctctggaatgatgtggaggttaccttccttgtagtcatccaggagctgatagacgtagaggaccggatccttcttgtaggaaatgtaaaaatagtcctgtaggaatggcacctgggctagcaccatcccactccagttgtcctcagagccatctttcccctcaaatttgtgttgtacctctctgcaaaccagggcgctggcgaggtggacatccctcacctgaagaaaaactactttgtgaggcaagaccttaagatttaaaatcctctcatcgctgtggagctcctgtccgtagacactgtcaattccgtcatacttcaccaaataaagagaagggtttgttggcagttgacctagaatgatggccttccaatgggtgacaggctcattaccttccttccacccgtgagaaattctgcagccaacaatattccccagggcctgggaagaaggcttcctcctactcttcttcttgagtgatgtcatgctcagactcttcagaggtattgtcttctacctggctgtagacctgttgtgctaaatcacactgtctaagtggcttccattctcttcaaatatcatacttgcccattgcctgggactgaagatcttgcccgtttacgccagacacaatgctgttgcctctgtcatatatatgaattcctgatgggcaatggttatgggttgggagtgaatgctggaccaagactcttctctacgagaacttctgagcatgtgaagaagactatgctaaacagatttgagctcctaaaattaattttataaaaataagaagttaataagtcagccatggtggtacacgcatttaatcccagaactcagaaggcaaggacaggcagatttctaaattagagaccagcctggtctacaaagtgagttccagggaagccagtgctatagagaggaaccctgtctcaacaacaacaacaacaacaacaacaagtaaaagaaaacagaagaaaatcaaacgaaaaacaaacaaaagagaaattcaaacaaaaaataacaaaacaaacaatcaaatggagaaattaataggaagtggtggtgacccataactttaatcatagtactcaagaacttagtgagataaaggctagtctggtctacacagtgagtttcctgacagccaaatctaaacatacagaaactcaaataaaattaaccaagcaggcaaacaaacaaacaaagaaataaagaaacaaaaaaacaaggaaataaaaatagtgtaattaacaagtaattttctagagctcagaagaatatactcagatcaacatttatttcttcagccctgagttaatttgtctctgatgaggatcatctccttgaaattctatgtcaatttaggttgtgctatgactattacacccaatgatcaagaagaagagaaaaaaaaaataaaagggccagaagggtcaccatgactctcttgtacgtgtaaggtctgagctaagtgcctgcattcacaaatatcttcccagggacacagcacaccactgtccttctttattgtttctcctgacccagcttcagaattatttgatgaagccattgcatcagtgaactcaagaacagctcaacaatttgaggcaatatcagccatttagaactaatatcttctaacatgcacttggacaaagaggagatttggcattttagtggaattgtgatctagatattgttagcaaggataataaattcaggagataaactaacctagaccattcatctccctagctaataaacatggagaaagtaaattgtacagtaactctctgtaggagagaaaatttttagctttctgtagctatgaggatcctaattactacataaatatacttacccatagaaaaatatcctagttgtcaagattctgtctcctgatacagaccaggcactaaaagcctgtgggaaaaaatgacctggctttgacataccactgtgaagatagtgaactcaccttcaatggattctagtgcctccaagtggaatagatgcgcaacctccagccagtgctctgtgacatcaccctagttcagcttacatcatagaacctctctcaggctggttccttccctagttacactcagaaacgttcagcatctcgaatttaccttttcatatggcctcctagaaataataaatgaaatcccaactgaaaggcctgatgatctgagtaatattctgccaaagaatttcacccttgcattgtttttattgtttggttgttggatttttatttatttgtttggtttgtgttttgttttgtttcatttttgtttttattttcgttctgagaaagtcttcggtttctgacttgacaacatccatggtggttatttttcatattccaacctttcccttggttatctttaagctgtgcttcttatcataaatattgccagactctttgaggcagcacactggatagcacaccaatttttactttatgaaaacccacagttagaggaggactattttatgcaaacaaacctggaatttgacagggttaaatgacatatattgaaaccaatggcaatcatgaattatggattctttggaaagtaagaggaaaacatagatcttgggcatgcttacaaagttgtgataaaattaaaacaaacctgatatctcccagtcatattttaaaggtttttaaaatttaccagcacttctgattacaaggaatttcagagattaaatgcagtaaaacaggatgaaatagatgaggtaattttagttttgaaatatgtgtagacagaatactggacacaggtatgtataaaatttacttacaaattagaggacactttaattgttcatggcacatagatcttcagttcttcaaaaaaaatcgttttcagtacattccacggtccccaccacaccctgtacatcatcttc
This window encodes:
- the Gm20927 gene encoding Y-linked testis-specific protein 1-like, with the protein product MTSLKKKSRRKPSSQALGNIVGCRISHGWKEGNEPVTHWKAIILGQLPTNPSLYLVKYDGIDSVYGQELHSDERILNLKVLPHKVVFLQVRDVHLASALVCREVQHKFEGKDGSEDNWSGMVLAQVPFLQDYFYISYKKDPVLYVYQLLDDYKEGNLHIIPETPLAEARSGDDNDFLIGSWVQYTRDDGSKKFGKVVYKVLANSTVYFIKFLGDLHIYVYTLVSNIT